In Vigna unguiculata cultivar IT97K-499-35 chromosome 3, ASM411807v1, whole genome shotgun sequence, a single genomic region encodes these proteins:
- the LOC114178513 gene encoding homeobox-DDT domain protein RLT1-like isoform X1, with the protein MEGEACSEGEDNRRRGGTDDDSNENNNNKIVNSNEGQSKPKRQMKTPFQLETLEKAYAVDNYPSETMRGELSEKLGLSDRQLQMWFCHRRLKDKKDLTSKKLPRKMVAEPLPESPTDDPMLGPSELGNEYGSGSGSGSSPYARVEPLNIVPRGVPGYYESPRAMMENRAIACVEAQLGEPLREDGPILGVEFDPLPPDAFGAPLAAATEQQKLPNFAYDSKIYERHDSRANKAMARTFRDYRSLPSQSGPRSDTPGPFSKSHLHDAMEGPARNPHLALGNETVPRIRPSQGQFRARLLSQQDKQLIPYQSPTRGDNTAPIREFDPSILNVGTSSHFADHQTVVPENHHAQPSGQVLHNNNATRIEKKRKGDDVRDVEAHEMKIRKEIEKQDNLRRKNEERMRKEIEKQDRERKKEEERLMRERQREEERAKREQKREIERREKFLLKENLKAEKMKIREELRKEKEAERRKAALEKATARRIAKESMELIEDEQLEMMELAATSKGFSSIIHLDFDTLQHIESFRDSLCVFPPKSVKLRKPFAIKPWINSEKNVGNLLMVWRFLITFADVLELWSFTLDEFVQAFHDYDSRLLGEIHVALLKVVIKDIEDVARTPSTGLGSNQNGAANSGGGHPEIVEGAYAWGFDIRNWHKHLNLLTWPEIFRQLALSAGYGPQLKKRSATCSYANNKDEGRSCEDIISKLRNGSAAENAVAKMQERGLLAPRRSRHRLTPGTVKFAAFHVLSLEGDKGLTVLELAEKIQKSGLRDLTTSKTPEASISVALTRDTKLFERIAPSTYCVRQAFRKNPADAESILSEARKKIQIFENGFLAEEDTDDVEREESESDEIDEDPEVDDLVNSSSANKTSEPCDDFSSNGKENLGHDVGLQGEFDKDLPRFPESSSKKVDTPIAVTGKPGACEDLNVGNLGEDNMEIDESKPGESWVQGLAEGEYSDLSVEERLNALVVLVGVANEGNSIRVVLEDRLEAANALKKQMWAEAQLDKFRLKDDIFSKSDFPSLNGNKVEVQYSCPAMEGNQSPSLLGINIGNNSNNVPSPSTAENQKAALGVQSLSVEKHSSVQDLCTGGPDNPQIQTFAQYSKRSRSQLKSYIFHIAEEMCAYRSLPLGQDRRRNRYWQFVASASSNDPGSGRIFVEFLDGNWRLIDTEEAFDALLNSLDSRGVRESHLRLMLQKVEGSFKENVRNNTQCSKAGSRGETCVKNEADETDSSPDRHTGSDSPSSTLCGLNSDSLETSSSFKIELGKSESDKKSALRRYQDFQKWTWKECYNSSKLCAMKYGKKRCKPQVVVCDICLNPYFFEDSHCSCCHRTFPSNNGFNFSKHAFQCGDKLSKEICILDSSLPLRTRLLKALLAYIEVSIPPEAFQSNWIEDIRRHWSVKLSKSSSVEELLQILALLERALKRDFLSSTFSTTGEQLGLNTMSESAAQTSADPESVAVLPWVPLTTSAVSLRLFEFDESIVYVLHEKPEPREEKEDRQYIKLPSRHNASKSIKVAETVDMGHDEFMKVKSRTVKIVQSNNKRGRGSALKGRSKSISKTKQNNGRRHSAKVAGNLNQRVKQQGGGSQGRGRRTVRKRRVGKKAVEDLLLDHRGASRSNNIARESLRNLDEDWDDEKASPMTPIHMGTANVSNSTEEAESDDNVQAVESDDNGQAVESDDNGQAVEYDQGNWEIGFNGNPSRWQGDLVGTSDEDVEASEDDNDNENGIEENEEDSDADVMSEGSDATANRIVNEEESSDSDVSEDSSD; encoded by the exons ATGGAGGGAGAGGCTTGTTCCGAGGGAGAGGATAATCGGAGAAGGGGTGGCACAGACGATGATAGCAATGAGAATAACAACAACAAGATTGTGAATTCTAATGAGGGGCAGAGCAAGCCCAAGCGCCAGATGAAAACCCCTTTTCAACTTGAAACCCTCGAGAAGGCTTATGCTG tGGATAATTATCCGTCGGAGACGATGAGGGGAGAACTTTCTGAGAAATTAGGTTTGTCGGATCGGCAGCTACAGATGTGGTTCTGCCATAGGAGGTTGAAGGACAAGAAGGACTTGACGTCCAAGAAACTGCCACGGAAGATGGTGGCAGAGCCTTTGCCGGAATCACCTACAGATGACCCCATGCTGGGCCCCTCGGAGCTTGGTAATGAGTATGGATCCGGGTCCGGTTCAGGTTCCAGCCCTTATGCCCGAGTGGAGCCCCTGAACATTGTTCCTCGGGGTGTGCCTGGTTATTACGAGTCCCCACGGGCTATGATGGAGAATAGAGCAATTGCTTGTGTTGAGGCGCAGTTAGGAGAGCCGTTGAGGGAAGATGGACCAATTCTAGGAGTAGAGTTTGATCCATTGCCTCCAGATGCCTTTGGAGCACCTTTAg CAGCAGCAACAGAACAGCAGAAGCTACCCAATTTTGCCTATGACAGTAAAATATATGAAAGACATGATAGTAGAGCCAATAAG GCTATGGCAAGGACATTCCGTGACTATCGATCTCTACCGAGCCAGTCTGGCCCTAGGTCTGATACTCCTGGACCGTTCAGCAAATCTCATTTACATGATGCAATGGAAGGTCCTGCCAGAAATCCTCATTTGGCTCTTGGAAATGAAACTGTACCTAGAATTCGTCCTAGTCAAGGTCAATTTCGTGCTCGTCTTTTGTCTCAACAAGATAAGCAATTGATTCCGTATCAGTCTCCTACGCGGGGTGATAATACCGCCCCAATTAGGGAATTTGACCCATCCATACTTAATGTTGGAACGAGCTCTCACTTTGCTGATCACCAAACTGTTGTGCCAGAAAATCACCATGCTCAACCTAGTGGTCAAGTTTTGCATAACAACAATGCAACACGGATTGAGAAGAAACGAAAG GGTGATGATGTTCGTGATGTAGAAGCGCATGAGATGAAAATCCGGAAAGAGATTGAGAAGCAAGATAACCTTAGACGAAAG AATGAAGAGAGGATGAGAAAAGAAATAGAGAAACAAGATCGTGAaagaaagaaggaagaagagaggTTAATGCGTGAGAGACAACGAGAAGAGGAAAGAGCAAAACGGGAGCAAAAACGCGAAATTGAGCGGAGGGAAAAATTTTTGctgaaagaaaatttaaaa GCagaaaaaatgaagataagagaAGAGCTTCGCAAAGAGAAAGAAGCAGAGAGAAGGAAAGCTGCCCTTGAGAAGGCGACTGCCCGTAGAATAGCTAAGGAATCTATGGAACTTATTGAGGATGAACAGCTGGAAATGATGGAGTTGGCTGCCACAAGCAAGGGGTTTTCCTCTATTATTCATCTTGATTTTGATACTCTGCAACATATTGAGTCATTTAGGG ATTCATTGTGTGTTTTCCCACCAAAGAGTGTCAAGCTAAGAAAGCCATTTGCAATCAAACCCTGGATCAACTCAGAGAAGAATGTTGGCAATCTTCTCATG GTTTGGAGATTTTTGATTACTTTTGCTGATGTTCTGGAGTTATGGTCTTTTACTCTAGATGAGTTTGTTCAAGCATTTCATGACTAT GATTCAAGATTATTGGGTGAGATACATGTTGCTCTTCTTAAGGTGGTAATAAAAGACATTGAAGATGTTGCAAGGACACCTTCTACAGGATTAGGATCGAACCAAAATGGTGCTGCTAACTCTGGAGGTGGTCATCCAGAGATTGTGGAAGGC GCATATGCATGGGGCTTTGACATAAGGAATTGGCATAAGCACTTGAATCTATTGACATGGCCAGAAATTTTCCGACAGCTAGCTTTATCTGCAGGATATGGACCACAGTTAAAGAAAAGAAGTGCTACCTGTTCATATGCAAATAATAAAGACGAG GGAAGAAGTTGTGAAGATATCATTTCTAAACTTCGTAACGGTTCAGCAGCTGAAAATGCAGTCGCAAAAATGCAGGAGAGAGGTCTGTTAGCCCCTCGAAGATCTAGACATCGATTAACTCCTGGTACAGTTAAATTTGCAGCATTTCATGTTCTATCCCTTGAGGGTGACAAGGGATTGACAGTACTAGAGCTTGCAGAAAAAATTCAG AAATCTGGTCTTCGAGATCTGACGACCAGCAAGACACCTGAGGCATCAATTTCTGTTGCTTTAACAAGAGATACCAAGCTTTTTGAAAGAATAGCTCCATCAACATATTGTGTACGTCAGGCATTTAGAAAGAACCCTGCTGATGCCGAGTCCATTCTTTCAGAAGCAAGAAAGAAAATTCAGATATTTGAAAATGGGTTTCTAGCTGAGGAGGATACAGATGATGTTGAAAGAGAAGAGTCAGAGAGTGACGAAATTGATGAGGACCCTGAAGTTGATGATTTGGTTAATTCTTCAAGTGCAAACAAAACATCTGAACCGTGTGATGATTTCTCAtcaaatggaaaagaaaatttgggccATGATGTTGGACTTCAGGGTGAGTTTGATAAGGATCTGCCTCGTTTTCCTGAGAGTTCTTCCAAGAAGGTTGATACTCCAATTGCTGTAACCGGGAAACCTGGTGCTTGTGAAGATTTGAACGTTGGAAATCTTGGTGAAGATAATATGGAAATTGATGAAAGCAAGCCCGGAGAGTCATGGGTTCAAGGGCTTGCAGAAGGAGAGTATTCTGACCTCAGTGTAGAGGAGCGTCTAAATGCTCTTGTTGTGTTGGTTGGTGTGGCAAATGAAGGAAATTCAATCCGTGTTGTTCTTGAG GATCGTTTGGAAGCAGCAAATGCTCTGAAGAAACAAATGTGGGCAGAAGCACAACTGGATAAATTTCGATTAAAAGATGATATTTTCAGTAAATCTGATTTTCCATCTCTTAATGGGAATAAAGTTGAAGTACAATATTCTTGTCCCGCCATGGAGGGAAACCAAAGCCCTTCGTTGCTTGGCATTAATATTGGCAACAATAGTAATAATGTGCCCTCTCCCAGCACTGCAGAAAATCAAAAAGCAGCTCTAGGTGTACAGAGCCTGTCTGTTGAAAAACACTCTTCCGTTCAAGATCTGTGCACTGGTGGCCCAGATAACCCTCAGATTCAGACATTTGCTCAGTATTCAAAAAGGTCACGGTCTCAGCTGAAATCTTATATTTTCCACATAGCAGAGGAGATGTGTGCCTACAGATCCTTACCCCTTGGGCAAGATCGAAGACGTAACCGTTATTGGCAATTTGTTGCATCTGCTTCTTCCAATGATCCTGGCTCTGGCAGGATCTTTGTTGAATTTCTTGATGGCAATTGGAGGCTGATTGATACTGAAGAG GCCTTTGATGCGCTTCTGAATTCCCTTGATTCGCGTGGGGTCAGGGAATCTCATTTGCGACTAATGTTGCAAAAGGTTGAGGGTTCCTTTAAGGAAAATGTCCGTAATAATACTCAATGTTCTAAAGCTGGAAGCAGAGGCGAAACATGTGTTAAAAATGAAGCTGACGAAACAGATTCCAGTCCTGATCGCCATACTGGATCTGACAGTCCCAGTAGCACCCTTTGTGGCTTGAACTCTGACAGTTTGGAAACTTCCTCATCCTTCAAAATTGAGCTTGGGAAAAGTGAGAGCGACAAGAAATCTGCATTGAGAAGGTATCAAGATTTTCAAAAGTGGACATGGAAAGAATGCTATAACTCATCAAAATTATGCGCCATGAAATATGGGAAGAAAAGATGCAAACCTCAGGTTGTCGTCTGTGATATCTGTCTCAATCCTTATTTCTTTGAAGACTCCCATTGCAGTTGTTGCCACCGAACTTTTCCCTCAAATAAtggatttaatttttctaaacacGCATTTCAATGCGGAGACAAATTatcaaaagagatttgtattTTGGATTCGTCTCTTCCCTTACGGACAAGATTGCTTAAGGCCCTGCTAGCTTATATTGAG GTTTCTATTCCACCTGAAGCTTTTCAATCAAATTGGATCGAAGATATTAGGAGGCATTGGAGTGTGAAGTTGAGCAAATCATCTTCTGTAGAGGAATTGCTACAG ATATTGGCCCTACTTGAGAGAGCATTGAAGCGGGACTTTCTATCATCAACCTTCTCTACGACAGGGGAACAGTTGGGGTTGAACACTATGTCAGAGAGTGCTGCACAAACCTCTGCTGATCCTGAATCAGTTGCTGTACTTCCATGGGTTCCACTGACCACTTCAGCCGTGTCTCTCAGGCTTTTTGAGTTTGATGAATCAATTGTCTACGTACTGCATGAGAAACCTGAACCTCGTGAGGAGAAAGAAGATAGGCAGTACATA AAGCTTCCTTCAAGACACAATGCTTCCAAATCTATTAAAGTGGCTGAAACAGTAGACATGGGCCATGATGAATTCATGAAAGTTAAATCTCGTACTGTGAAAATTGTGCAAAGCAACAACAAACGAGGACGAGGTAGTGCTCTCAAAGGACGGAGTAAAAGTATATCTAAAACCAAGCAAAATAACGGCCGTCGGCACAGTGCAAAGGTTGCCGGGAATCTAAATCAAAGGGTAAAACAACAGGGAGGGGGATCACAAGGACGTGGTCGTCGAACAGTCCGGAAAAGAAGAGTGGGGAAAAAGGCTGTTGAAGATCTGTTGCTAGACCATAGGGGTGCCTCTCGTAGCAACAACATTGCTAGAGAATCATTAAGAAACTTGGATGAGGATTGGGATGATGAAAAAGCAAGTCCTATGACCCCCATCCATATGGGGACTGCTAACGTTAGTAACAGCACTGAAGAGGCTGAATCTGATGACAATGTCCAAGCAGTGGAATCCGATGACAATGGCCAAGCAGTGGAATCTGATGACAATGGCCAAGCTGTGGAATATGATCAAGGAAACTGGGAAATAGGTTTTAATGGTAATCCCAGCCGATGGCAGGGTGATCTTGTTGGAACAAGTGATGAAGATGTTGAAGCTTCTGAAGATGACAATGACAATGAGAATGGCATTGAAGAGAATGAAGAGGATTCAGATGCAGATGTTATGAGCGAGGGTTCAGATGCTACTGCAAACAGAATtgtaaatgaagaagaaagctCAGACTCTGATGTCTCTGAAGATTCTTCTGATTAG
- the LOC114178513 gene encoding homeobox-DDT domain protein RLT1-like isoform X3: MEGEACSEGEDNRRRGGTDDDSNENNNNKIVNSNEGQSKPKRQMKTPFQLETLEKAYAVDNYPSETMRGELSEKLGLSDRQLQMWFCHRRLKDKKDLTSKKLPRKMVAEPLPESPTDDPMLGPSELGNEYGSGSGSGSSPYARVEPLNIVPRGVPGYYESPRAMMENRAIACVEAQLGEPLREDGPILGVEFDPLPPDAFGAPLATEQQKLPNFAYDSKIYERHDSRANKAMARTFRDYRSLPSQSGPRSDTPGPFSKSHLHDAMEGPARNPHLALGNETVPRIRPSQGQFRARLLSQQDKQLIPYQSPTRGDNTAPIREFDPSILNVGTSSHFADHQTVVPENHHAQPSGQVLHNNNATRIEKKRKGDDVRDVEAHEMKIRKEIEKQDNLRRKNEERMRKEIEKQDRERKKEEERLMRERQREEERAKREQKREIERREKFLLKENLKAEKMKIREELRKEKEAERRKAALEKATARRIAKESMELIEDEQLEMMELAATSKGFSSIIHLDFDTLQHIESFRDSLCVFPPKSVKLRKPFAIKPWINSEKNVGNLLMVWRFLITFADVLELWSFTLDEFVQAFHDYDSRLLGEIHVALLKVVIKDIEDVARTPSTGLGSNQNGAANSGGGHPEIVEGAYAWGFDIRNWHKHLNLLTWPEIFRQLALSAGYGPQLKKRSATCSYANNKDEGRSCEDIISKLRNGSAAENAVAKMQERGLLAPRRSRHRLTPGTVKFAAFHVLSLEGDKGLTVLELAEKIQKSGLRDLTTSKTPEASISVALTRDTKLFERIAPSTYCVRQAFRKNPADAESILSEARKKIQIFENGFLAEEDTDDVEREESESDEIDEDPEVDDLVNSSSANKTSEPCDDFSSNGKENLGHDVGLQGEFDKDLPRFPESSSKKVDTPIAVTGKPGACEDLNVGNLGEDNMEIDESKPGESWVQGLAEGEYSDLSVEERLNALVVLVGVANEGNSIRVVLEDRLEAANALKKQMWAEAQLDKFRLKDDIFSKSDFPSLNGNKVEVQYSCPAMEGNQSPSLLGINIGNNSNNVPSPSTAENQKAALGVQSLSVEKHSSVQDLCTGGPDNPQIQTFAQYSKRSRSQLKSYIFHIAEEMCAYRSLPLGQDRRRNRYWQFVASASSNDPGSGRIFVEFLDGNWRLIDTEEAFDALLNSLDSRGVRESHLRLMLQKVEGSFKENVRNNTQCSKAGSRGETCVKNEADETDSSPDRHTGSDSPSSTLCGLNSDSLETSSSFKIELGKSESDKKSALRRYQDFQKWTWKECYNSSKLCAMKYGKKRCKPQVVVCDICLNPYFFEDSHCSCCHRTFPSNNGFNFSKHAFQCGDKLSKEICILDSSLPLRTRLLKALLAYIEVSIPPEAFQSNWIEDIRRHWSVKLSKSSSVEELLQILALLERALKRDFLSSTFSTTGEQLGLNTMSESAAQTSADPESVAVLPWVPLTTSAVSLRLFEFDESIVYVLHEKPEPREEKEDRQYIKLPSRHNASKSIKVAETVDMGHDEFMKVKSRTVKIVQSNNKRGRGSALKGRSKSISKTKQNNGRRHSAKVAGNLNQRVKQQGGGSQGRGRRTVRKRRVGKKAVEDLLLDHRGASRSNNIARESLRNLDEDWDDEKASPMTPIHMGTANVSNSTEEAESDDNVQAVESDDNGQAVESDDNGQAVEYDQGNWEIGFNGNPSRWQGDLVGTSDEDVEASEDDNDNENGIEENEEDSDADVMSEGSDATANRIVNEEESSDSDVSEDSSD; this comes from the exons ATGGAGGGAGAGGCTTGTTCCGAGGGAGAGGATAATCGGAGAAGGGGTGGCACAGACGATGATAGCAATGAGAATAACAACAACAAGATTGTGAATTCTAATGAGGGGCAGAGCAAGCCCAAGCGCCAGATGAAAACCCCTTTTCAACTTGAAACCCTCGAGAAGGCTTATGCTG tGGATAATTATCCGTCGGAGACGATGAGGGGAGAACTTTCTGAGAAATTAGGTTTGTCGGATCGGCAGCTACAGATGTGGTTCTGCCATAGGAGGTTGAAGGACAAGAAGGACTTGACGTCCAAGAAACTGCCACGGAAGATGGTGGCAGAGCCTTTGCCGGAATCACCTACAGATGACCCCATGCTGGGCCCCTCGGAGCTTGGTAATGAGTATGGATCCGGGTCCGGTTCAGGTTCCAGCCCTTATGCCCGAGTGGAGCCCCTGAACATTGTTCCTCGGGGTGTGCCTGGTTATTACGAGTCCCCACGGGCTATGATGGAGAATAGAGCAATTGCTTGTGTTGAGGCGCAGTTAGGAGAGCCGTTGAGGGAAGATGGACCAATTCTAGGAGTAGAGTTTGATCCATTGCCTCCAGATGCCTTTGGAGCACCTTTAg CAACAGAACAGCAGAAGCTACCCAATTTTGCCTATGACAGTAAAATATATGAAAGACATGATAGTAGAGCCAATAAG GCTATGGCAAGGACATTCCGTGACTATCGATCTCTACCGAGCCAGTCTGGCCCTAGGTCTGATACTCCTGGACCGTTCAGCAAATCTCATTTACATGATGCAATGGAAGGTCCTGCCAGAAATCCTCATTTGGCTCTTGGAAATGAAACTGTACCTAGAATTCGTCCTAGTCAAGGTCAATTTCGTGCTCGTCTTTTGTCTCAACAAGATAAGCAATTGATTCCGTATCAGTCTCCTACGCGGGGTGATAATACCGCCCCAATTAGGGAATTTGACCCATCCATACTTAATGTTGGAACGAGCTCTCACTTTGCTGATCACCAAACTGTTGTGCCAGAAAATCACCATGCTCAACCTAGTGGTCAAGTTTTGCATAACAACAATGCAACACGGATTGAGAAGAAACGAAAG GGTGATGATGTTCGTGATGTAGAAGCGCATGAGATGAAAATCCGGAAAGAGATTGAGAAGCAAGATAACCTTAGACGAAAG AATGAAGAGAGGATGAGAAAAGAAATAGAGAAACAAGATCGTGAaagaaagaaggaagaagagaggTTAATGCGTGAGAGACAACGAGAAGAGGAAAGAGCAAAACGGGAGCAAAAACGCGAAATTGAGCGGAGGGAAAAATTTTTGctgaaagaaaatttaaaa GCagaaaaaatgaagataagagaAGAGCTTCGCAAAGAGAAAGAAGCAGAGAGAAGGAAAGCTGCCCTTGAGAAGGCGACTGCCCGTAGAATAGCTAAGGAATCTATGGAACTTATTGAGGATGAACAGCTGGAAATGATGGAGTTGGCTGCCACAAGCAAGGGGTTTTCCTCTATTATTCATCTTGATTTTGATACTCTGCAACATATTGAGTCATTTAGGG ATTCATTGTGTGTTTTCCCACCAAAGAGTGTCAAGCTAAGAAAGCCATTTGCAATCAAACCCTGGATCAACTCAGAGAAGAATGTTGGCAATCTTCTCATG GTTTGGAGATTTTTGATTACTTTTGCTGATGTTCTGGAGTTATGGTCTTTTACTCTAGATGAGTTTGTTCAAGCATTTCATGACTAT GATTCAAGATTATTGGGTGAGATACATGTTGCTCTTCTTAAGGTGGTAATAAAAGACATTGAAGATGTTGCAAGGACACCTTCTACAGGATTAGGATCGAACCAAAATGGTGCTGCTAACTCTGGAGGTGGTCATCCAGAGATTGTGGAAGGC GCATATGCATGGGGCTTTGACATAAGGAATTGGCATAAGCACTTGAATCTATTGACATGGCCAGAAATTTTCCGACAGCTAGCTTTATCTGCAGGATATGGACCACAGTTAAAGAAAAGAAGTGCTACCTGTTCATATGCAAATAATAAAGACGAG GGAAGAAGTTGTGAAGATATCATTTCTAAACTTCGTAACGGTTCAGCAGCTGAAAATGCAGTCGCAAAAATGCAGGAGAGAGGTCTGTTAGCCCCTCGAAGATCTAGACATCGATTAACTCCTGGTACAGTTAAATTTGCAGCATTTCATGTTCTATCCCTTGAGGGTGACAAGGGATTGACAGTACTAGAGCTTGCAGAAAAAATTCAG AAATCTGGTCTTCGAGATCTGACGACCAGCAAGACACCTGAGGCATCAATTTCTGTTGCTTTAACAAGAGATACCAAGCTTTTTGAAAGAATAGCTCCATCAACATATTGTGTACGTCAGGCATTTAGAAAGAACCCTGCTGATGCCGAGTCCATTCTTTCAGAAGCAAGAAAGAAAATTCAGATATTTGAAAATGGGTTTCTAGCTGAGGAGGATACAGATGATGTTGAAAGAGAAGAGTCAGAGAGTGACGAAATTGATGAGGACCCTGAAGTTGATGATTTGGTTAATTCTTCAAGTGCAAACAAAACATCTGAACCGTGTGATGATTTCTCAtcaaatggaaaagaaaatttgggccATGATGTTGGACTTCAGGGTGAGTTTGATAAGGATCTGCCTCGTTTTCCTGAGAGTTCTTCCAAGAAGGTTGATACTCCAATTGCTGTAACCGGGAAACCTGGTGCTTGTGAAGATTTGAACGTTGGAAATCTTGGTGAAGATAATATGGAAATTGATGAAAGCAAGCCCGGAGAGTCATGGGTTCAAGGGCTTGCAGAAGGAGAGTATTCTGACCTCAGTGTAGAGGAGCGTCTAAATGCTCTTGTTGTGTTGGTTGGTGTGGCAAATGAAGGAAATTCAATCCGTGTTGTTCTTGAG GATCGTTTGGAAGCAGCAAATGCTCTGAAGAAACAAATGTGGGCAGAAGCACAACTGGATAAATTTCGATTAAAAGATGATATTTTCAGTAAATCTGATTTTCCATCTCTTAATGGGAATAAAGTTGAAGTACAATATTCTTGTCCCGCCATGGAGGGAAACCAAAGCCCTTCGTTGCTTGGCATTAATATTGGCAACAATAGTAATAATGTGCCCTCTCCCAGCACTGCAGAAAATCAAAAAGCAGCTCTAGGTGTACAGAGCCTGTCTGTTGAAAAACACTCTTCCGTTCAAGATCTGTGCACTGGTGGCCCAGATAACCCTCAGATTCAGACATTTGCTCAGTATTCAAAAAGGTCACGGTCTCAGCTGAAATCTTATATTTTCCACATAGCAGAGGAGATGTGTGCCTACAGATCCTTACCCCTTGGGCAAGATCGAAGACGTAACCGTTATTGGCAATTTGTTGCATCTGCTTCTTCCAATGATCCTGGCTCTGGCAGGATCTTTGTTGAATTTCTTGATGGCAATTGGAGGCTGATTGATACTGAAGAG GCCTTTGATGCGCTTCTGAATTCCCTTGATTCGCGTGGGGTCAGGGAATCTCATTTGCGACTAATGTTGCAAAAGGTTGAGGGTTCCTTTAAGGAAAATGTCCGTAATAATACTCAATGTTCTAAAGCTGGAAGCAGAGGCGAAACATGTGTTAAAAATGAAGCTGACGAAACAGATTCCAGTCCTGATCGCCATACTGGATCTGACAGTCCCAGTAGCACCCTTTGTGGCTTGAACTCTGACAGTTTGGAAACTTCCTCATCCTTCAAAATTGAGCTTGGGAAAAGTGAGAGCGACAAGAAATCTGCATTGAGAAGGTATCAAGATTTTCAAAAGTGGACATGGAAAGAATGCTATAACTCATCAAAATTATGCGCCATGAAATATGGGAAGAAAAGATGCAAACCTCAGGTTGTCGTCTGTGATATCTGTCTCAATCCTTATTTCTTTGAAGACTCCCATTGCAGTTGTTGCCACCGAACTTTTCCCTCAAATAAtggatttaatttttctaaacacGCATTTCAATGCGGAGACAAATTatcaaaagagatttgtattTTGGATTCGTCTCTTCCCTTACGGACAAGATTGCTTAAGGCCCTGCTAGCTTATATTGAG GTTTCTATTCCACCTGAAGCTTTTCAATCAAATTGGATCGAAGATATTAGGAGGCATTGGAGTGTGAAGTTGAGCAAATCATCTTCTGTAGAGGAATTGCTACAG ATATTGGCCCTACTTGAGAGAGCATTGAAGCGGGACTTTCTATCATCAACCTTCTCTACGACAGGGGAACAGTTGGGGTTGAACACTATGTCAGAGAGTGCTGCACAAACCTCTGCTGATCCTGAATCAGTTGCTGTACTTCCATGGGTTCCACTGACCACTTCAGCCGTGTCTCTCAGGCTTTTTGAGTTTGATGAATCAATTGTCTACGTACTGCATGAGAAACCTGAACCTCGTGAGGAGAAAGAAGATAGGCAGTACATA AAGCTTCCTTCAAGACACAATGCTTCCAAATCTATTAAAGTGGCTGAAACAGTAGACATGGGCCATGATGAATTCATGAAAGTTAAATCTCGTACTGTGAAAATTGTGCAAAGCAACAACAAACGAGGACGAGGTAGTGCTCTCAAAGGACGGAGTAAAAGTATATCTAAAACCAAGCAAAATAACGGCCGTCGGCACAGTGCAAAGGTTGCCGGGAATCTAAATCAAAGGGTAAAACAACAGGGAGGGGGATCACAAGGACGTGGTCGTCGAACAGTCCGGAAAAGAAGAGTGGGGAAAAAGGCTGTTGAAGATCTGTTGCTAGACCATAGGGGTGCCTCTCGTAGCAACAACATTGCTAGAGAATCATTAAGAAACTTGGATGAGGATTGGGATGATGAAAAAGCAAGTCCTATGACCCCCATCCATATGGGGACTGCTAACGTTAGTAACAGCACTGAAGAGGCTGAATCTGATGACAATGTCCAAGCAGTGGAATCCGATGACAATGGCCAAGCAGTGGAATCTGATGACAATGGCCAAGCTGTGGAATATGATCAAGGAAACTGGGAAATAGGTTTTAATGGTAATCCCAGCCGATGGCAGGGTGATCTTGTTGGAACAAGTGATGAAGATGTTGAAGCTTCTGAAGATGACAATGACAATGAGAATGGCATTGAAGAGAATGAAGAGGATTCAGATGCAGATGTTATGAGCGAGGGTTCAGATGCTACTGCAAACAGAATtgtaaatgaagaagaaagctCAGACTCTGATGTCTCTGAAGATTCTTCTGATTAG